In one window of Arachis ipaensis cultivar K30076 chromosome B06, Araip1.1, whole genome shotgun sequence DNA:
- the LOC107646424 gene encoding uncharacterized protein LOC107646424, which translates to MSPFSAENFPTYLDGAALLWFSKLSAGSISSFEDLARSFIDYFAASRIYVHGSDYLSTIKQGQHESLKDYMTRFADATIEIQDLDPAVHLHALKAGLRPGKFQETIAITKPKTLEEFRERVAGQMEIEELREAQKSDKQPHRRDEERTFRSPGSRDTKKLSKPTSKYNTYTRFNTRRENIIREILNAKIIKPPARAGNYQDQRFVDRTKHCAFHRKFGHTTDDCIVAKDLLERLACQGLLDKYIESRKGRRGNSDRVENKQAMADDNKKERTTPDPPRGVISHISGGFAGG; encoded by the coding sequence ATGAGCCCGTTCTCTGCCGAAAATTTCCCCACCTACCTCGATGGTGCTGCGTTACTCTGGTTTTCTAAACTTTCTGCAGGTTCAATTTCCTCCTTTGAGGATCTCGCCAGATCATTCATTGATTATTTTGCGGCATCAAGAATCTACGTACATGGATCGGACTATCTCAGCACCATCAAACAGGGTCAGCACGAGAGCCTGAAGGACTACATGACCAGATTCGCTGACGCCACTATAGAGATCCAGGACCTGGACCCGGCCGTTCACCTGCACGCTCTCAAGGCCGGCCTCAGGCCCGGCAAATTCCAGGAGACCATTGCCATAACAAAGCCAAAGACGCTAGAGGAATTCCGAGAAAGGGTGGCAGGCCAAATGGAGATCGAAGAACTCCGAGAAGCCCAAAAATCGGACAAACAACCACATCGGAGAGACGAAGAAAGAACTTTCAGATCGCCAGGCAGCAGAGACACTAAGAAACTTTCCAAGCCCACGTCGAAATACAACACATACACCAGATTCAATACAAGAAGAGAAAACATCATCAGAGAAATCCTCAACGCCAAAATCATAAAGCCACCAGCTCGAGCAGGGAACTACCAGGATCAAAGGTTTGTGGATAGGACAAAGCATTGTGCCTTCCACCGAAAGTTTGGTCACACCACGGACGACTGCATCGTCGCGAAGGACCTCCTGGAAAGGCTGGCATGCCAAGGGCTCTTGGACAAATATATCGAGAGCCGGAAAGGCAGAAGAGGAAACTCGGACAGGGTTGAGAACAAGCAAGCAATGGCCGATGACAACAAAAAAGAGAGGACGACTCCTGATCCACCAAGAGGAGTCATTAGCCACATATCAGGGGGATTCGCAGGCGGCTGA
- the LOC107645751 gene encoding C-Myc-binding protein homolog, producing MMRYKEEKEAKKEAFRKYLESSGAVDALTKVLVALYEQNDKPASALEFIQQKLSCPSISDYEKLQADFSDLHNKYNDLLAAHHKISKELEEMKSSHALATTSTKETTESESPKDGL from the exons ATGATGCGATACAAAGAG GAAAAAGAAGCCAAGAAGGAAGCTTTCAGAAAATACCTTGAATCCAGTGGAGCCGTCGACGCTCTCACCAAAG TTCTTGTTGCTCTTTATGAGCAAAACGACAAGCCTGCTTCTGCTCTTGA GTTCATTCAACAGAAGCTAAGCTGTCCTTCCATCTCAGATTATGAAAAGCTGCAAGCAGATTTCTCTGATCTCCACAACAAATATAATGACCTTTTGGCTGCACATCACAAAATTTCCAAAGAG TTAGAAGAAATGAAAAGCTCCCATGCCTTGGCAACCACATCAACAAAGGAAACAACTGAGAGTGAATCCCCAAAAGATGGGCTCTAA
- the LOC107646425 gene encoding uncharacterized protein LOC107646425 — MATRLRHYFQSHTIIVRTDQPLRQILTRPELTGRLIKWSIELSEFDIQYESRKTLKSQVLADFISEMTNDTQNTEVSWSMHVDGASNKEGSGAGILLMEGNKVVAEQSLRFRFNASNNQAEYEALLAGLKLALQLQIPRKTVYCDSSLVVHQIKGEFQVKDPLLEKYWLITKDLISKFNKFDIIHVNREQNTRADVLSKLATTRQAENTSALSQLTLDKPSFEQDTILSITQVPDWRTPFLDYINTCTMPNDEPNLPLFRRRASFYTVLGNTLYRRGHSQPLLKCISREEAEDVMAETHEGVCGNHIGGRALAAKILRTGYYWPTIKRDCISKVKACDNCQKHATLSETPAEELHTIEGLKKKLGEAKGEWADLIPEILWSYNTSIQSATGETPFKLVYGAEALIPVEVSRTELYDQSNNLQARTAELDLVEEERDISAIKQRARKQYLERRHNKKVVHRSFNNGDLILRCTEEARKPPAYGKLAANWEGPFRVLQNLGKGAYKLETLKGDQLPGTWNVSSLREYQS, encoded by the exons ATGGCAACAAGACTGCGGCACTACTTCCAGAGCCACACAATCATAGTACGAACAGACCAACCGCTAAGACAGATATTAACTAGACCCGAGCTCACCGGCAGATTAATAAAATGGTCGAtcgagctctccgagttcgataTTCAGTACGAATCAAGGAAAACACTGAAGTCACAAGTGCTAGCCGACTTTATATCAGAGATGACTAATGACACACAAAATACAGAGGTCAGTTGGAGCATGCATGTGGATGGAGCGTCAAACAAAGAAGGCAGTGGAGCAGGGATACTACTGATGGAAGGAAACAAAGTGGTGGCCGAGCAGTCACTGCGTTTCCGCTTCAATGCAAGcaacaatcaggcagaatatgaggcaTTACTCGCTGGACTGAAGCTCGCCCTACAACTACAAATACCCCGAAAAACAGTTTACTGCGACTCTTCATTAGTGGTACATCAAATAAAGGGCGAATTCCAGGTAAAAGATCCTTTGTTAGAGAAATATTGGCTCATAACAAAagatcttatttcaaaatttaacaaaTTTGACATTATTCATGTAAACCGAGAACAAAACACCAGGGCCGATGTGTTATCTAAGTTAGCCACAACTCGGCAAGCCGAAAACACATCGGCACTATCCCAGCTAACACTTGACAAACCGAGTTTTGAGCAGGATACAATTCTGAGTATTACACAGGTCCCAGATTGGCGAACACCTTTTCTCGACTACATCAACACATGCACCATGCCAAATGATGAGCCGAACTTGCCACTCTTCCGAAGAAGAGCAAGCTTCTATACAGTGCTCGGAAACACTCTGTACAGACGAGGACACTCCCAACCACTCCTAAAATGCATCAGCAGGGAGGAGGCCGAGGATGTCATGGCCGAAACACATGAAGGAGTCTGCGGCAACCATATCGGCGGCCGAGCATTAGCAGCAAAGATTCTGCGAACAGGATATTATTGGCCGACGATAAAACGGGACTGCATCTCCAAAGTCAAGGCATGTGATAATTGTCAAAAGCACGCCACCCTCTCAGAGACCCCGGCCGAGGAGCTCCATACCAtagag GGATTAAAGAAAAAGCTCGGCGAAGCTAAAGGAGAGTGGGCCGATCTCATTCCAGAAATTCTATGGAGTTACAATACCAGCATTCAATCTGCCACAGGAGAGACTCCTTTCAAGCTGGTATATGGCGCAGAAGCACTTATCCCAGTAGAAGTCAGCAGGACCGAGCTCTATGATCAATCGAATAATCTACAAGCTCGGACAGCCGAGTTGGATCttgtagaagaagaaagagacaTTTCCGCCATAAAGCAGCGAGCCAGAAAACAATACCTAGAGCGAAGACACAACAAAAAAGTAGTTCACAGGTCTTTCAACAATGGAGACCTCATACTCAGATGCACAGAAGAAGCTCGGAAACCTCCGGCATATGGCAAATTAGCAGCAAACTGGGAAGGACCTTTCCGAGTTCTTCAAAATCTCGGAAAGGGGGCTTACAAACTAGAAACCCTTAAAGGAGATCAACTTCCAGGAACATGGAATGTCTCCTCCCTAAGGGAATATCAGTCATGA